From one Catharus ustulatus isolate bCatUst1 chromosome 1, bCatUst1.pri.v2, whole genome shotgun sequence genomic stretch:
- the TIGD5 gene encoding tigger transposable element-derived protein 5, whose product MSLRRAYSIKDKLQAIERVKKGERQASVCRAFGVPGGTLRGWLKDEAKLRWFLEQLGGEVGTQRKKMRLANEEEIDRAVYAWFLALRQHGVPLSGPLIQAQAEAFARQIYGPECTFKASHGWFWRWQKRHGISSQRIYGEGGIAAEPERAPATRAEVLPDAGGYGDEQIYNANVTGLFWKLLPGAGITARRPARGERVTVLLAANLTGSHKLKPLVVGGLRDPASLRHHNQEKFPACYRYSPEARLAPALLQAWFFEDFVPGVKRYLRRSCLQQKAVLLLSSAPSRSGSGAEDSPPLQTPDGSIRALFLSKGPSGSGLAGAGGRIPAPLEQGVVSAFKQLYKRELLRLAVSCGGPGGPADFVRSFLLKDMLYLAGLSWDLIPPGSIEKCWLLGLRAAFEPQPGEEEQGDTPGGEEGGGDSKVFSDLTHLAALAFKRLAPEEVSDWLHLDDAAPGVEEEDDDGEEDAEEEGAEGCGVEEDEEEEAAGGRRDGEGGDALLPTAREAIQGLETALRWLEGQDPREVGPLKLVQLRSLISMAQRLHRGHSPQS is encoded by the coding sequence ATGTCGCTTCGCCGCGCCTACTCCATCAAGGACAAGCTCCAAGCTATCGAGAGGGTGAAGAAGGGCGAGCGCCAGGCGTCGGTGTGCCGGGCTTTTGGGGTGCCGGGGGGCACGCTCCGGGGGTGGCTGAAGGACGAGGCGAAGCTCCGCTGGTTCCTGGAGCAGCTCGGCGGCGAGGTGGGCACCCAGCGCAAGAAGATGCGCTTGGCCAACGAGGAGGAGATCGACCGCGCCGTCTACGCCTGGTTCCTCGCCCTGCGCCAGCACGGCGTGCCGCTCTCCGGACCCCTCATCCAGGCGCAGGCGGAAGCCTTCGCACGGCAGATCTACGGGCCTGAGTGCACCTTCAAGGCGAGCCACGGCTGGTTCTGGCGCTGGCAGAAGCGCCACGGCATCTCCAGCCAACGCATCTACGGCGAGGGTGGCATCGCCGCCGAGCCCGAGCGCGCCCCGGCCACCCGCGCCGAGGTGCTGCCCGATGCCGGCGGATACGGGGATGAGCAGATCTACAACGCCAACGTCACCGGGCTCTTCTGGAAGCTTCTTCCCGGTGCTGGAATCACGGCGAGGCGTCCGGCGCGTGGCGAGCGCGTCACGGTGCTGCTGGCCGCCAACTTGACCGGCTCCCACAAACTCAAACCTTTGGTGGTCGGGGGTCTCCGTGATCCCGCCAGCCTCCGGCATCACAACCAGGAGAAATTCCCGGCTTGCTACCGCTACAGCCCCGAGGCCCGGCTGGCGCCGGCGCTTCTGCAGGCTTGGTTCTTTGAGGACTTCGTGCCCGGGGTCAAGCGGTACCTGCGGcggagctgcctgcagcagaaggccgtgctgctgctcagctccgCTCCATCCCGCTCTGGATCAGGGGCTGAGGATTCCCCACCGCTCCAGACTCCGGATGGGTCCATCCGTGCGCTCTTCCTCTCCAAGGGTCCATCCGGGAGCGGCTTGGCCGGAGCAGGAGGCCGAATCCCGGCGCCGCTGGAGCAAGGGGTGGTGTCGGCCTTCAAGCAGCTCTACAAGCGGGAATTGCTGCGCTTGGCCGTGTCCTGCGGTGGCCCCGGCGGTCCCGCAGACTTTGTGCGGTCCTTCCTCCTCAAGGACATGTTGTACCTGGCTGGCCTCTCCTGGGATCTCATCCCGCCCGGATCCATCGAgaagtgctggctgctggggctgcgcGCTGCCTTCGAGCCGCAGCCCGGCGAGGAAGAGCAGGGGGACACACCGGGAGGGGAGGAAGGCGGAGGGGACAGCAAGGTCTTCAGTGACCTGACCCACCTGGCCGCCTTGGCCTTCAAGCGCTTGGCTCCCGAGGAAGTGTCCGACTGGTTGCACTTGGATGATGCAGCTCCgggtgtggaggaggaggatgatgatggcGAGGAAGACGCCGAGGAGGAAGGCGCTGAGGGCTGCGGGgtggaggaggatgaggaggaggaagcagctggtggcaggagggatggggaaggaggagatgcTTTGCTGCCCACGGCTCGGGAAGCCATCCAGGGTCTGGAGACGGCGCTGCGctggctggagggacaggacccccGGGAAGTGGGGCCGCTGAAGCTGGTGCAGCTCCGCTCCCTCATCTCCATGGCACAGCGGCTGCACCGCGGCCACAGCCCCCAATCCTAG
- the PYCR3 gene encoding pyrroline-5-carboxylate reductase 3 yields MEVPELWVGFVGAGRMAGGLVRGLLQAGKVPASNILASAPSDKNLGAWRELGCRTTHCNLEVVHRSTLVFLATKPHILPGVLEEIRPAVGSHHIVVSLVAGVTIQTLQRLLPPWTKVLRIMPNLPCVVQAGAMVFSRGNNAGDEEATLLKSLLSSCGLCEEVPESYIDIHTGLSGSGVAYVYLFAEALAEGAVKMGMPGALASRIAAQTLLGAAKMLLETGEHPAKLRGDVCTPGGTTIYALHQLEKGALRATVMNAVEAATNRACDMAKD; encoded by the exons ATGGAGGTGCCCGAGCTCTGGGTCGGGTTCGTGGGCGCCGGGCGCATGGCCGGGGGGCTCGTTcgggggctgctgcaggcag GGAAGGTTCCAGCCAGCAACATCCTGGCCAGCGCTCCCTCGGACAAAAACCTGGGTGCTTGGAGG GAATTAGGCTGCCGGACCACGCATTGCAACCTGGAGGTGGTGCACAGGAGCACCCTGGTCTTCCTGGCCACCAAACCCCACATCCTGCCGGGTGTCCTGGAGGAGATCCGTCCTGCTGTGGGGTCCCACCACATCGTCGTGTCACTGGTGGCTGGCGTCACCATCCAGACACTGCAGCGG ctcctcccaccCTGGACCAAAGTGCTGCGGATCATGCCCAACCTGCCCTGCGTGGTGCAGGCAGGGGCCATGGTCTTCTCCCGGGGCAACAACGCGGGTGACGAAGAAGCCACGCTCCTCAAGAGCCTCCTGTCCTCCTGTGGCCTCTGCGAGGAGGTCCCCGAATCCTACATCGACATCCACACCGGGCTCAGCGGCAGCGGCGTGGCCTAT GTGTACCTGTTTGCCGAGGCGCTGGCCGAGGGCGCGGTGAAGATGGGAATGCCGGGCGCCTTGGCCAGCAGGATCGCGGCGCAGACGCTGCTG GGTGCAGCCAAGATGCTGCTGGAGACGGGGGAGCACCCGGCAAAGCTGAGGGGGGACGTCTGCACGCCCGGGGGCACCACGATCTACGCCCTGCACCAGCTGGAGAAGGGAGCGCTCCGGGCCACCGTCATGAATGCCGTGGAGGCGGCCACCAACCGGGCGTGTGACATGGCCAAGGACTAG